The Thermosipho japonicus region GCAAAATATGTTGCTTCTATAAATTGCTATGATATAGATAGAAAGCTGAGACTTTTAAACGAAATCAAAAACAAAGATGAATTTCCATTCTATTATTATAGACTTGCAAAAATTTACGAAGAAAAAGAAGATTTTGAAAAAGCATTTTCAACTCACATTAAAGCCTGTGAAGAAAATCATAAAATAGCAGATTTAAAACTCGGCATGTACGAATATGATGGTTTTTATCCTAATTCAACTTACGCATTTATGAAAAATTCAGATAAAATAGTTTGGTGTAAAAATATAAGTGAAAAACTTTCAGGATTTGGCATAATTCAGCCAATTAGAATGTGGAAAAAGACAGAGAAATTCTATTATGCTTATCCATATCCTACAAATGATGCAATAAAAATCGCTAAAAAAAGACGAAAAAAGTTAATTAAAGATTGGCCATTTAAGATTGACGACGAAATTATATTTAACTCCTTAGCTAAATTGAATGAAAATAGTATATACATAATAGAAAATGAAGAAGTCCCAGAATATTTGCTAAAAGAGCTCGAAATAAATAATTCAAAAGAAAGCAGTGCATTATTTTCAATAAATACAGTCCATGTCGAACCTGAACTTTCAAAAATAATACCAAAATACATTAAAAAAGGAATAATCATTTATTTTGAACCAAACTTTGATGATAAAGATGATATAGTTTTCTTCAATCCTGAATTTAAAATTCTCAGAAGTACAAATCAGATAAAAAATGAGTTAACTGAACTTGGCTTTAAAGTAGTAAAAATAACTGCAGTAAAAAATATAAGAATTTTATCCTTTGAAAAAAGCTAAAAATATTTTTTTAATTTCCGATAATCTAAATGGTTTAGAGTGCCTTGGACAAAAATAAAAACCACATGGAGGTGGGGAAGGTATGAGAATTAATCATAACATAAGTGCATTAAACGCTTGGAGAAGTATTGGTCAAACCAACATGGCTATGAGTANNNNNNNNNNNNNNNNNNNNNNNNNNNNNNNNNNNNNNNNNNNNNNNNNNNNNNNNNNNNNNNNNNNNNNNNNNNNNNNNNNNNNNNNNNNNNNNNNNAAGGACAACCGAATTTAACACCAAAAAGCTTCTTGATGGTAAACTCGAAAGCTTTAGGTCCGAAGTCGATGCTAAAGTCGTTACCGGCGGTAATATTAACTTAGAACTCAATACTCCTGTTAGTTCCGCTGCATCAGAGGGAACTTATATTATAGAAGTAGGTCAACTCAATGGTGCTGAAACTAGTGCATTAGATGTAAGGATTACACTCATAACAGCCGGTGGAACAAGCACTACTTCAGCAACCCTTGGAGCAGCTTCTGCTACTTTAGGAAATATAACTTTCAAATGGGATTCAACAGTGTTCGATATAGATGATTTTGGTGGGGCATTACCTAAAAATGAAGTCGTTGATAGTGCAGTTGTAAGAGTAGAAGCAGTAAACACATCAGCAAATCAATTAATCTTCCAAATTGGTTCAAACGAAGGACACAATATGATTGCAGGAATTGATGATATGAGTGCTGGTGCTCTTGGTATTACAACAACATCTCTCGATGTCACAACTCAAGATGCTGCAGAAAGATCAATCATGGTCATTGATGCAGCCATCCACAAAGTAAGTTCACAAAGAGCTGCTCTCGGTGCTGTACAAAACAGATTAGAACACACAATTTCCAACCTCGGTGTTGCAGCTGAAAACTTAACAGCAGCAGAAAGCCGTGTAAGAGATGCAGATATGGCAAAAGAAATGATGGAGTTTACCAAACAACAAATACTCCTCCAAAGCAGTATGGGAATGCTTGCTCAAGCAAATGCTCAACCTCAAAATGTATTGCAATTGTTAAGATAAAACATTATATTTTTAACAAACTTAAGTGGGCACACCGCCCACTTAAGTTTTTTTAGGATAAAAATAAAAAAGCAAAGAATTATAAAGTGCAATTTACAAAAATAAAATTATTTGTATCATAAATATCAATAACTATCAAATTCTTAAAAACTAAAAAAATCAAGTCATACAAAATAAATTTTGTCACTATTTTTTGAATTACTTACAATAGGAGGGATTTTATGTTTGAATTAAAAAACTCTAGAGTTTTAGTAATTGGTGGGGCAGGTTTTATAGGTTCTCATGTTGTAGAAGAATTATTAAAAGAAGACGTTAAAGAAGTCATTATTTACGATAATTTTGTAAGGGGAAAAATGAAAAATTTAAATGAAGCTTTAAAAGATCCTAGATGTAAAATATATGAATATGGTGGAGATATTAGAGATATTGATATTTTAAATTCAGCAATGAAAGGTATAGACTATGTTTTTCATTTAGCTGCTCTATGGTTATTACAATGCTATGATTTTCCAAGAGCTGCTTTTGAAACAAATATAGCTGGAACTTTCAACGTGATCGAAGCTTGTAAAAATAACAATATAAAAAAACTAGTTTTTTCATCATCTGCTTCAGTATATGGAAATGCATTAGAAATTCCAATGAAAGAAACTCATCCATTTAACAACGAAACTTTTTATGGTGCAACAAAAATTGCAGGTGAACAAATGTTACATGCTTTTCACAAGAGATATGGTTTAAATTATGTTGGGTTAAGATATATGAATGTTTATGGACCTAGACAAGATTATAACGGTGCTTATGTTTCAGTAATAATGAAAATACTTGATAAAATAGACGCTGGAGAACAACCTGAAGTTTATGGTGATGGTTCACAAACGTACGATTTCATACACGTTAGAGATGTTGCAAAAGCTAACATTGCAGCATTAAAAGCCAATGTTACAAGCGGTTTCTATAACATTGGTACAGGAAAAGGAACATCAATTAAAGATTTAGCTGAAATGTTAATTAAACTTACTAACTTTAAAGGTAAAATAAAATATGTTCCTCAAGGTAAAACATTTGTAACTCATAGAATTGGTTCAACAGAAAAGGCTGAAAAAGATTTAGGATTTAAAGCATCTGTTGAATTGGAAGAAGGCTTAAAAAGTTTAATTGAATGGAGAAAAAAAGATAAAAAAGAAAGGAAGATCTAAAGTGAAAATTCCTATTACTAAACCTTATTTTTCAGAAGATGAATATAATGAAATTAAAGAAGCTTTAGATAGTGGATGGTTAGTTCAAGGACCAAAGGTAAAAAAATTCGAAGAATTATTTTCAAAATACACGGGTGTCAAGTATGCAAAAGCTACTTCTTCATGTACTACAGCTTTGCATCTAGGATTAACTGTATTAGGAGTAGAAAAAGGTCAAGACGTAATAGTTCCTTCTTTTACATATGTTGCTACTCCAAATTCTGTAGAATATACAAAAGCCACCCCTATTTTTTGTGACATAGATTTAAGAACTTATAACTTAGATCCAAAAAAAGTAAAAGAGATTATAGAAAAAAATTATATTTTTAAAAATAACAATCTTGTAAATAAAAAAACGGGAAATATATTAACTACAATTTTAACTGTTCATCAATTTGGACTAGCTTCGGATATAATAGAATTAAACAAGATAGCAACTAAATACAATTTAAAAATTTTAGAAGATGGCGCATGTGCTGTAGGAGCAAGGATTAATAATGTACATGTTGGAAATTTCGGTAACATGTGTGCCTTTAGTTTTCATCCCAGAAAATCTATTACAACCGGTGAAGGCGGAATGATAGTGACTAATAATCTTAAGGAAGCAGAATTAATAGAGGCTTTACGATCCCATGGTGCAACATTATCTGATTTACAAAGACATTTAAAAAAAGGGTATTTGCTACCTGAATTCAATTTGTTAGGTTATAATTATAGGAT contains the following coding sequences:
- a CDS encoding NAD-dependent epimerase/dehydratase family protein, which codes for MFELKNSRVLVIGGAGFIGSHVVEELLKEDVKEVIIYDNFVRGKMKNLNEALKDPRCKIYEYGGDIRDIDILNSAMKGIDYVFHLAALWLLQCYDFPRAAFETNIAGTFNVIEACKNNNIKKLVFSSSASVYGNALEIPMKETHPFNNETFYGATKIAGEQMLHAFHKRYGLNYVGLRYMNVYGPRQDYNGAYVSVIMKILDKIDAGEQPEVYGDGSQTYDFIHVRDVAKANIAALKANVTSGFYNIGTGKGTSIKDLAEMLIKLTNFKGKIKYVPQGKTFVTHRIGSTEKAEKDLGFKASVELEEGLKSLIEWRKKDKKERKI
- a CDS encoding flagellin → RTTEFNTKKLLDGKLESFRSEVDAKVVTGGNINLELNTPVSSAASEGTYIIEVGQLNGAETSALDVRITLITAGGTSTTSATLGAASATLGNITFKWDSTVFDIDDFGGALPKNEVVDSAVVRVEAVNTSANQLIFQIGSNEGHNMIAGIDDMSAGALGITTTSLDVTTQDAAERSIMVIDAAIHKVSSQRAALGAVQNRLEHTISNLGVAAENLTAAESRVRDADMAKEMMEFTKQQILLQSSMGMLAQANAQPQNVLQLLR
- a CDS encoding DegT/DnrJ/EryC1/StrS family aminotransferase; this encodes MKIPITKPYFSEDEYNEIKEALDSGWLVQGPKVKKFEELFSKYTGVKYAKATSSCTTALHLGLTVLGVEKGQDVIVPSFTYVATPNSVEYTKATPIFCDIDLRTYNLDPKKVKEIIEKNYIFKNNNLVNKKTGNILTTILTVHQFGLASDIIELNKIATKYNLKILEDGACAVGARINNVHVGNFGNMCAFSFHPRKSITTGEGGMIVTNNLKEAELIEALRSHGATLSDLQRHLKKGYLLPEFNLLGYNYRMTDIQGAIGIHQMKKLDLILNRKKEIAKIYLEELKDLKGFVLPFVPKNYEHGWQSFVCRIDNDVLNISIEKASEKRNKLMSELEDLGIATRQGTHASHTLGYYKNKYKLNDYDCINSYKADKLTISLPMYFEMTEYELSYVITNLKKVWKKIFSF